From uncultured Pseudodesulfovibrio sp.:
ATTTAATTATGGAGTGGACTTTTCACACCCTTTTCAGCTATGAAATAGTATTACGCCTAAAATCCAGAGGTTTATGCATTGCAGAAACGGTATTTTCCCATCGCCATCGTGACAGGTGTCCTCTTTCTGATTGCCATCGGAGGCTACATAATTCCGGCTAGTTCCGAAGGTCCTCCTATACGCGCCCTGCTCGACAACAAGGGTGGAAAAGTTATTCTCAACCACTCAAGTCATATACAAACCATGCAGGAAGACTGTGGAGTGTGCCATCACACGACTGGCGGCGATCAAAATCCTCCGGCATGTGCTGATTGCCATGCCAAAAAATTTGATGAAGCCTTTGCCGCTAACCATCAAAAAGCATTAAACGACACATTATGTATTTCTTGTCATCATCCCCATGCCAGCATCGACAATTTCTCCCATGACGACCACGCTGACGACTACTCGGAAGGAGATTGTCAATCCTGTCACCATGATCCGTCCATTGAATCAGAACCTCAAGCCTGCTCGAACTGTCACATGGATGGCAGTAACAGTGTGCTCAACCTCAAAGAAGCCACACACACCAGATGCGCAAATTGCCACGACGACATGTATAAAGACGGCATCA
This genomic window contains:
- a CDS encoding cytochrome c3 family protein — translated: MQKRYFPIAIVTGVLFLIAIGGYIIPASSEGPPIRALLDNKGGKVILNHSSHIQTMQEDCGVCHHTTGGDQNPPACADCHAKKFDEAFAANHQKALNDTLCISCHHPHASIDNFSHDDHADDYSEGDCQSCHHDPSIESEPQACSNCHMDGSNSVLNLKEATHTRCANCHDDMYKDGIKGCSNCHTRSTDMMKPEQQRCESCHETPVDQLIPTTMNAFHTQCMGCHEDNGTGPFGDEACYQCHMK